The Neisseria subflava genomic interval TGTTGCAATACGGTTTTACCATTGATTTCAACATATTGTTTAGGTTTTCCTGCGCCAAATCGCGCTCCCACACCGGCAGCAGGAATCAAAGCAATATTGCGGCGCATCATGCTGACGCTCCGGCATTGGCCTCATCAGAAGTTTCGGCCTTTCGCCATACACACGCTTCGCCCAAATCGTCCAAATATTTCTCATGGGCAGCCAGCTCGTCTGCGTTGGCTTTGATGACTTTCAACTGCGACGTACGTTTGGTTTCCGCAATAACGGTTTGTTTGACTTCGCCCTCTTCTTCCGCCTCGCCGCCCATCAGGTCGAACTGCTGACGCGTCATGGCAAGATAGACTTCACCCAAAAGCTCGCAGTCGATTAACGCGCCGTGCAAGACACGTTTGCTGCGGTCAACGGAAAAGCGGTTACACAACGCATCCAAGCTTGCCTTTTGCCCCGGAAACATTTCACGCGCCATGGCCAGCGTATCGGTCACTTTGCAACCGAGTTCTTCAATAGAAGGCAAACCCATGCGGCGGAATTCCATATTCAGAAAGCCGACGTCAAACTTGGCATTATGGATAATCAGCTCTGCGCCACGTATAAAGTCGGCAATCTGTTTACCCACTTGAGCAAACGGCG includes:
- the dnaQ gene encoding DNA polymerase III subunit epsilon, producing MSQRQIILDTETTGLYPENGDRLVEFAGLEMINRQMTDSNLHLYIHPERDMPEEAAKVHGLTIEVLEAKNAPPFAQVGKQIADFIRGAELIIHNAKFDVGFLNMEFRRMGLPSIEELGCKVTDTLAMAREMFPGQKASLDALCNRFSVDRSKRVLHGALIDCELLGEVYLAMTRQQFDLMGGEAEEEGEVKQTVIAETKRTSQLKVIKANADELAAHEKYLDDLGEACVWRKAETSDEANAGASA